AAAATGGGGCAAAGCTATTTTGCGACCAGTAGTCGTCACGAAGCGATGCCGCTTCTTTCGCGAACGCGCCGGCATGGGATTCTTCCCATACGGTTAACTGACGATAGAACTCTTTGAGATCGCCGTCCGGGGATTCGTCGGCGAGGCGGCGATACCGGTCGATTGCCGATTGTTCCAGTTGTTGTCCCACCGAGAGCGCCGTCATTTCAAAATGGGCGTCTTTGAGCCGGGCACGGAGCGCATTCGAGAAAATCGGGTGATCCCCTTCGAGATCGGTGACGGGCAACGCCGGCAGCTTTTCGAGCGGCTCATCCTTTAACAGGTGGGCGTACTGTTTCTTCAACCAAACCAAATGCTCGGCTTCCTCGTGCGCCAAGTTTTGGAAAACTTCTTTCCCTTGCGGGTCTTTGGTTTGGGCTGCCGCGACGGTAAAAAACTCTATGCCGCTGCGCTCGGCAATCATCGCTTCTTTCAGCCCATCGAGCATTTTTGCTTTGATTTCG
The genomic region above belongs to bacterium and contains:
- a CDS encoding ferritin family protein, encoding MNPEIKAKMLDGLKEAMIAERSGIEFFTVAAAQTKDPQGKEVFQNLAHEEAEHLVWLKKQYAHLLKDEPLEKLPALPVTDLEGDHPIFSNALRARLKDAHFEMTALSVGQQLEQSAIDRYRRLADESPDGDLKEFYRQLTVWEESHAGAFAKEAASLRDDYWSQNSFAPF